A DNA window from Xanthomonas campestris pv. campestris str. ATCC 33913 contains the following coding sequences:
- the soxR gene encoding redox-sensitive transcriptional activator SoxR, producing MQRELSVGDVAKRSGVAVSALHFYERKGLIRSLRTAGNQRRYARDVLRRIAVIRVAQRLGVPLQQVLDAFSVLPDQRTPTRAEWARMSARWRGQLDARIAELQALRDQLTDCIGCGCLSLRRCRLSNPGDTLAESGDGAVRLSGTVGG from the coding sequence ATGCAGCGTGAGTTGTCCGTGGGGGATGTGGCCAAGCGCAGTGGCGTGGCGGTATCGGCGTTGCATTTCTACGAGCGCAAGGGGTTGATCCGTAGCCTGCGCACTGCCGGCAATCAGCGCCGGTATGCGCGTGATGTGCTGCGGCGGATCGCGGTGATCCGCGTGGCGCAGCGGCTCGGCGTCCCGTTGCAGCAGGTGCTGGATGCGTTCTCGGTGCTGCCGGACCAGCGCACACCCACGCGCGCGGAATGGGCGCGCATGTCGGCACGTTGGCGTGGCCAGCTGGACGCACGCATTGCCGAGCTGCAGGCGCTGCGCGACCAGCTCACCGACTGTATCGGCTGCGGCTGCCTGTCGCTGCGGCGCTGCCGCCTGAGCAACCCCGGCGACACTCTGGCCGAGAGCGGTGACGGCGCAGTGCGCCTGTCGGGCACTGTCGGCGGCTGA